One Bos taurus isolate L1 Dominette 01449 registration number 42190680 breed Hereford chromosome 3, ARS-UCD2.0, whole genome shotgun sequence DNA window includes the following coding sequences:
- the KCNA3 gene encoding potassium voltage-gated channel subfamily A member 3, whose amino-acid sequence MDEHLSLLRSPPQPSARQRAHPPQQPASGGGAHTLVNPGYTEPAAGSELPPDMTVVPGDHLLEPEAADGGGDPPQGGCGGGGGCDRYEPLPPALPAAGEQDCCGERVVINISGLRFETQLKTLCQFPETLLGDPKRRMRYFDPLRNEYFFDRNRPSFDAILYYYQSGGRIRRPVNVPIDIFSEEIRFYQLGEEAMEKFREDEGFLREEERPLPRRDFQRQVWLLFEYPESSGPARGIAIVSVLVILISIVIFCLETLPEFRDEKYYTASPSQEQFEASSNSTSGGPTGASSFSDPFFVVETLCIIWFSFELLVRFFACPSKATFSRNIMNLIDIVAIIPYFITLGTELAERQGNGQQAMSLAILRVIRLVRVFRIFKLSRHSKGLQILGQTLKASMRELGLLIFFLFIGVILFSSAVYFAEADDPTSGFSSIPDAFWWAVVTMTTVGYGDMHPVTIGGKIVGSLCAIAGVLTIALPVPVIVSNFNYFYHRETEGEEQAQCLHVGSCQHLSPSAEELRKARSNSTLSKSEYMVIEEGGMNHSAFPQAPFKTGNSTATCTTNNNPNSCVNIKKIFTDV is encoded by the coding sequence ATGGACGAGCACCTCAGCCTCCTGCGCTCGCCGCCGCAGCCCTCCGCCCGCCAGCGCGCCCACCCTCCGCAGCAGCCCGCGAGCGGCGGCGGCGCCCACACGCTGGTGAACCCCGGCTACACCGAGCCCGCCGCGGGCTCCGAGCTGCCGCCCGACATGACGGTGGTGCCCGGGGACCACCTGCTGGAGCCGGAGGCGGCCGACGGCGGCGGGGACCCGCCTCAGGGTGGctgcggtggcggcggcggctgcgACCGCTACGAGCCGCTGCCTCCCGCGCTGCCGGCCGCCGGCGAGCAAGACTGCTGCGGGGAGCGAGTGGTCATCAACATCTCGGGGCTCCGCTTCGAGACGCAGCTCAAGACCCTCTGCCAGTTCCCGGAGACGCTGCTGGGCGACCCCAAGCGGCGCATGAGGTACTTCGACCCGCTCCGCAACGAGTACTTCTTCGACCGCAACCGGCCCAGCTTCGACGCCATCCTCTACTACTATCAGTCCGGGGGTCGAATCCGCCGGCCTGTCAATGTGCCCATCGACATCTTTTCCGAGGAGATCCGCTTCTACCAGCTGGGCGAGGAGGCCATGGAGAAGTTCCGCGAGGACGAGGGCTTCCTGCGGGAGGAAGAGCGGCCCCTGCCCCGCCGCGATTTCCAGCGCCAGGTGTGGCTGCTCTTCGAGTACCCGGAGAGCTCCGGGCCGGCCCGGGGCATCGCCATCGTGTCCGTGCTCGTCATCCTCATCTCCATCGTCATCTTCTGCCTGGAGACGCTGCCCGAGTTCCGCGACGAGAAGTACTACACCGCGTCGCCGTCGCAGGAGCAGTTCGAAGCGTCCAGTAACAGCACGTCGGGGGGCCCCACGGGAGCCTCCAGCTTCTCTGATCCCTTCTTCGTGGTGGAGACCTTGTGCATCATCTGGTTCTCCTTTGAGCTGCTGGTGCGGTTCTTCGCTTGCCCCAGCAAAGCTACCTTCTCGCGAAATATCATGAACCTGATAGACATCGTGGCCATCATCCCTTATTTCATCACTCTAGGCACCGAGCTAGCTGAGCGACAGGGCAATGGACAGCAAGCCATGTCCCTGGCCATCCTGAGAGTCATCCGCCTGGTGAGGGTCTTCCGCATCTTCAAGCTCTCCCGCCACTCAAAGGGGCTGCAGATCCTGGGGCAGACGCTAAAGGCTTCCATGCGGGAGCTGGGGCTGCTCATCTTCTTCCTCTTTATTGgtgtcatcctcttctccagcGCTGTCTACTTTGCCGAGGCGGACGACCCCACTTCAGGTTTTAGCAGTATCCCGGATGCCTTCTGGTGGGCTGTGGTAACCATGACAACAGTAGGTTATGGTGACATGCACCCAGTGACCATAGGGGGCAAGATTGTGGGGTCCCTGTGTGCCATCGCAGGTGTCTTGACCATTGCTTTGCCAGTCCCTGTAATTGTTTCCAACTTCAATTACTTCTACCACCGGGAGACAGAAGGGGAAGAGCAAGCCCAGTGCTTGCACGTGGGAAGTTGCCAGCATCTCTCCCCTTCAGCTGAGGAGCTCCGGAAAGCAAGGAGTAACTCCACTCTGAGTAAGTCGGAGTATATGGTGATCGAAGAGGGGGGTATGAACCATAGCGCTTTCCCCCAGGCACCCTTCAAAACGGGCAATTCCACGGCCACCTGCACCACGAACAATAATCCCAACTCCTGTGTCAACATCAAAAAGATATTTACCGATGTTTAA